Proteins encoded in a region of the Zea mays cultivar B73 chromosome 2, Zm-B73-REFERENCE-NAM-5.0, whole genome shotgun sequence genome:
- the LOC100281873 gene encoding exodeoxyribonuclease V: MESDASTSPRRRSTSCYSDSGDSSCSEPFSECGSDDLSFTPAAGIHRLLLSCASEASEDAISSLVAELERPSPSLDSLRRAAMELRLLAKHNPDNRVRIAAAGGVRPLVRLLAHADPLLQEHGVTALLNLSLCDENKAAIIEAGAIRPLVRALKSAASPAARENAACALLRLSQLDGASAAAIGRAGALPLLVSLLETGGARGKKDAATALYALCSGARENRQRAVEAGAVRPLLDLMADPESGMVDKAAYVLHSLLGSGDGRAAAVEEGGIPVLVEMVEVGTSRQKEIATLCLLQICEDNAVYRTMVAREGAIPPLVALSQSSSARTKLKTKAESLVEMLRQPRSPSLRARPAAVVAAE; encoded by the exons ATGGAGTCGGACGCGTCCACCTCGCCGCGGCGGCGCAGCACGAGCTGCTACAGCGACAGCGGGGACTCCTCCTGCTCCGAGCCCTTCAGCGAGTGCGGCAGCGACGACCTCTCCTTCACGCCCGCCGCGGGCATCCACCGCCTACTGCTCTCCTGCGCGTCCGAGGCGTCGGAGGACGCCATCTCCTCGCTCGTGGCGGAGCTGGAGCGCCCGTCGCCGTCGCTGGACTCGCTCCGCCGCGCGGCGATGGAGCTCCGGCTGCTGGCCAAGCACAACCCGGACAACCGGGTCCGCATCGCGGCGGCGGGCGGCGTCCGGCCGCTCGTCAGGCTGCTGGCGCACGCGGACCCGCTGCTGCAGGAGCACGGCGTCACGGCGCTGCTCAACCTCTCCCTCTGCGACGAGAACAAGGCGGCCATCATCGAGGCGGGGGCGATACGGCCGCTGGTGCGCGCGCTCAAGTCCGCCGCGTCGcccgccgcgcgggagaacgcggCGTGCGCGCTGCTCCGGCTGTCCCAGCTCGACGGCGCCTCCGCGGCGGCCATCGGCCGCGCGGGCGCCCTCCCGCTGCTGGTCTCCCTCCTCGAGACCGGCGGCGCGCGGGGGAAGAAGGACGCCGCCACGGCGCTGTACGCGCTCTGCAGCGGCGCGCGCGAGAACCGGCAGCGCGCCGTGGAGGCCGGGGCCGTGCGGCCCCTGCTGGACCTCATGGCCGACCCGGAGTCCGGCATGGTGGACAAGGCCGCGTACGTCCTCCACTCCCTCCTGGGCtccggggacggccgagccgcCGCCGTGGAGGAAGGCGGCATCCCCGTCCTGGTCGAGATGGTGGAGGTCGGCACCTCGCGGCAGAAGGAGATCGCCACGCTCTGCCTCCTGCAGATCTGCGAGGACAACGCCGTCTACCGCACCATGGTCGCTCGCGAGGGCGCCATCCCGCCCCTCGTCGCCCTCTCCCAGTCCTCCTCCGCCCGCACCAAGCTCAAAACCAag GCGGAGTCGCTGGTCGAGATGCTGCGGCAGCCGCGGAGCCCGAGCCTCCGCGCGCGACCAGCGGCGGTGgttgcggcggagtga